In Sulfurisphaera javensis, a single genomic region encodes these proteins:
- a CDS encoding HEPN domain-containing protein: MNNSALASEYLSKSFRLLKQAKSSLEEGDLLGTIDNAYSFIENLSKAILALYGFYSISPHNAQRLNIILYKLSEKELTLVRKLQLLEQRLYPLTLIDEASFKDSVLIRNFEAKGLIKELEEIFELANSVFDEFHS; this comes from the coding sequence ATGAATAATAGTGCATTAGCTTCTGAATATTTGAGTAAATCATTCAGATTACTTAAACAAGCTAAGAGTTCATTAGAAGAAGGTGACCTTTTAGGAACCATAGATAATGCGTATTCTTTCATAGAAAATTTAAGTAAAGCTATTCTAGCTCTTTATGGATTTTATTCAATTTCTCCTCATAATGCTCAGAGATTAAACATTATTCTATATAAATTATCTGAAAAAGAACTTACTCTTGTAAGAAAATTACAACTTCTTGAACAGAGACTTTACCCATTAACCTTAATTGATGAAGCGTCTTTTAAAGATAGTGTACTCATAAGGAATTTTGAAGCAAAGGGATTAATTAAGGAATTAGAAGAAATATTTGAACTAGCTAATAGTGTATTTGATGAGTTTCATAGTTGA
- a CDS encoding inositol monophosphatase family protein: protein MREVLTKIAREVISFLYEEKDKQGIDKIIGKHENDVTRVIDKKSEELIFDRLEHSGYKFMFVSEEAGVINKGNYEYIAVIDPLDGSTNYLSGIPWSSVSIAIYRREENNLLSSLSGVVGNIFTNKIYSYDDNFAYIDELKVSEKIKPPEKLLLLAYFSRSKLPLIKNFLDKLNADYKIRSLGSASLDMILVCTGKASMYFDVRGKLRNVDIAASSNFCKRLGIIPLNSKLEELKVGIKNVEQIQEVILSSDQNLLNLMSQTLQKA, encoded by the coding sequence ATGAGAGAAGTCTTAACAAAAATTGCTAGAGAGGTAATATCATTTTTATATGAGGAAAAGGATAAGCAAGGAATAGATAAAATTATAGGAAAACATGAAAACGATGTGACTAGGGTCATTGATAAGAAATCTGAAGAACTTATATTTGATAGGCTTGAACATTCAGGTTATAAATTCATGTTTGTTTCTGAAGAAGCTGGTGTTATTAATAAGGGAAATTATGAGTATATAGCAGTTATTGATCCTTTAGATGGAAGCACAAATTATCTATCTGGTATTCCATGGTCTTCCGTTTCTATTGCTATTTATAGAAGAGAGGAGAATAATTTATTATCCTCTTTAAGCGGAGTTGTTGGTAACATTTTTACAAATAAAATCTATTCTTATGATGATAATTTTGCATATATTGATGAATTAAAGGTGAGTGAAAAAATAAAACCTCCTGAAAAGTTACTATTGTTAGCTTACTTTTCTAGATCTAAACTACCTTTAATTAAAAACTTTCTTGATAAATTAAATGCTGATTATAAGATAAGAAGTTTAGGTAGTGCTTCGTTAGATATGATTTTGGTATGCACTGGTAAAGCTTCAATGTATTTTGATGTTAGAGGAAAACTTAGAAATGTAGACATAGCTGCTTCATCAAACTTTTGTAAAAGATTAGGTATTATTCCACTTAATTCTAAATTAGAAGAACTAAAAGTAGGAATAAAAAACGTGGAACAAATCCAAGAAGTTATACTCTCTTCTGATCAGAATCTGTTGAATTTGATGTCTCAGACTTTACAGAAGGCTTAA
- a CDS encoding ABC transporter permease encodes MLKTFLMKEITEIKRDKKLLLSTILLPFILLPLIGIILYASVAAQPPVIAILNNNTANTPYVNIVANYIRQNGGVVVTNSTQDADIVIVFPSNFYQNVSNISRQAFVYFYVLISSNQNAENLADNALYKLLLNISDQRIDYLKSLAHVNVSSSSVRDPIYIVLGYRSITGKAVSAGVSQLASFARIIALILFPSATPVVFYLLEGITGERERKTLESLLATPLSVRSFIISKLAVASILGIFSSLGDIIGTLFFITISSYAFNITISLTLSLLVIIFFVYLISIFLTGALSLIFLFILGGSTRNIQVINFIIISFGMIASFVALFINPSQLTFPLLLIYGIPYVQLSLGLLLYVFGSIQESIFSLLITFIVSVFLILVISKYFNSERLLLK; translated from the coding sequence ATGCTTAAAACATTTCTAATGAAAGAGATAACTGAGATAAAGAGAGACAAAAAGTTATTACTTTCAACTATCTTATTACCTTTTATACTTCTCCCCCTTATCGGCATAATTCTATATGCATCAGTGGCTGCACAACCTCCAGTTATCGCTATACTAAATAACAATACTGCAAATACACCCTATGTGAATATAGTTGCCAATTATATTAGACAAAATGGAGGAGTAGTTGTTACAAATTCAACACAAGACGCAGATATAGTAATAGTTTTTCCTAGTAATTTTTATCAGAATGTAAGTAATATATCCAGACAAGCTTTTGTGTATTTTTATGTTCTAATTTCTTCTAATCAAAACGCTGAAAACCTAGCAGATAATGCTTTATATAAACTGTTACTGAACATTTCTGATCAAAGAATAGATTATCTGAAAAGCTTAGCTCATGTTAATGTTTCTTCTTCCTCAGTAAGAGATCCTATCTATATAGTTTTAGGTTATAGATCGATAACTGGAAAAGCAGTTTCTGCTGGAGTTAGCCAATTGGCTAGTTTTGCTAGGATTATAGCTTTAATATTATTCCCAAGTGCGACACCAGTAGTATTTTATTTACTAGAAGGGATTACTGGAGAAAGAGAAAGAAAAACATTAGAATCCTTACTTGCAACTCCATTATCTGTAAGGTCTTTCATAATTTCAAAATTAGCAGTAGCCTCAATTTTAGGTATTTTTTCATCCTTAGGAGATATAATAGGGACATTATTTTTCATAACAATCTCTTCATACGCATTTAACATAACAATTTCGCTTACTCTTTCGTTACTAGTGATTATATTTTTTGTATATTTAATCTCAATATTTTTAACAGGGGCATTAAGCTTAATATTTCTATTTATTCTAGGTGGATCTACAAGAAATATACAGGTGATTAATTTCATAATAATATCGTTTGGAATGATAGCCTCATTTGTAGCACTCTTTATAAATCCTAGCCAATTAACATTTCCATTGTTATTAATCTATGGTATCCCTTATGTTCAATTAAGTCTTGGGTTACTCCTATATGTATTCGGATCAATACAAGAATCCATATTCTCTTTATTAATAACATTTATTGTCTCTGTATTCCTAATTTTAGTAATCTCTAAGTACTTTAATTCCGAAAGGCTTCTCTTAAAATAA
- the trxB gene encoding thioredoxin-disulfide reductase, with product MSLLPRAFDVKPGEKFDVIIIGMGPAAYSAALYSARFMLKTLVIGETPGGQLTEAGEVDDYLGLIGIQAADMIKLFNKHIEKYNVPAIMDTVESFRKDGNEFVVKTKRRGEFKADAIIVAVGVKRRKLNVPGEVEFTGKGVSYCSVCDAPLFKNRPVVVVGGGDSALEGAEILSRYATKVYLVHRRDEFKAQPIYVESVKQKSNVEIILNSVVKEIKGDKIVRKVIIQNNKTGEIKELDVNGVFVEIGFDPPTDFARQNGLEVDSHGYIKVDEWMRTNIDGVYAAGDCTGMWLGFRQIITSAAQGAVAAHSAFNYLTEKKRKK from the coding sequence ATGAGTCTTTTACCTAGGGCGTTTGATGTAAAGCCTGGAGAGAAGTTTGACGTCATTATAATAGGTATGGGGCCAGCTGCGTACAGTGCAGCATTATATAGTGCAAGATTCATGTTAAAGACTTTAGTTATTGGAGAAACGCCAGGTGGACAATTAACTGAGGCTGGAGAAGTTGATGATTACTTAGGGTTAATTGGAATACAAGCTGCTGATATGATAAAGCTCTTTAATAAACACATTGAAAAATACAATGTTCCTGCAATAATGGATACTGTTGAAAGCTTTAGAAAAGATGGAAATGAATTCGTAGTAAAAACTAAAAGAAGAGGTGAATTTAAAGCAGATGCAATTATTGTAGCTGTTGGCGTTAAAAGAAGGAAATTAAACGTTCCTGGCGAAGTAGAATTTACTGGAAAAGGTGTATCTTATTGTTCAGTATGTGATGCACCTCTATTTAAAAATAGACCAGTAGTTGTAGTTGGAGGAGGAGATTCAGCACTAGAAGGTGCTGAAATTTTATCACGTTATGCTACAAAAGTTTATTTAGTTCATAGAAGGGATGAATTTAAGGCTCAACCTATTTATGTTGAAAGTGTAAAACAAAAGTCTAATGTTGAAATAATTCTCAACTCGGTAGTAAAAGAAATAAAAGGAGATAAAATAGTTAGGAAAGTAATTATACAAAATAATAAAACAGGAGAAATTAAAGAATTAGATGTTAATGGAGTATTTGTAGAAATTGGATTTGATCCACCAACTGATTTTGCTAGACAAAATGGATTAGAAGTAGATTCTCACGGATATATTAAGGTTGATGAGTGGATGAGAACAAATATTGATGGCGTTTATGCAGCTGGTGACTGTACTGGGATGTGGCTAGGATTTAGACAGATTATCACTTCTGCAGCACAAGGTGCTGTAGCTGCTCATAGTGCTTTCAATTACCTAACTGAAAAGAAGAGGAAAAAGTGA
- a CDS encoding MBL fold metallo-hydrolase, with amino-acid sequence MIKFLYHSSFLLDNTILFDPHDGGSIGLPRPDVKADLILITHNHYDHNAYEIIPHKEVKIKQYGEISYDSYIIEGIKAYHDKEKGKRRGETAIYKVTDSKGKTIVHMGDIGHIPSDEIIEKIKNPDLLMIPVGGVITINANEAIEIINRVSPKIVIPMHYWIKGHLMPLDPIEPFLNKINRKIVEIKEKEVDESTLEKGTVIIFKV; translated from the coding sequence ATGATTAAGTTTTTATATCATTCCTCTTTTCTTCTAGATAATACTATACTATTTGATCCTCATGATGGTGGAAGTATAGGATTACCTAGACCAGATGTTAAGGCTGATTTAATCCTTATTACTCATAATCATTATGATCATAATGCTTATGAAATCATTCCACATAAAGAAGTAAAAATTAAACAGTATGGAGAAATAAGTTATGATTCCTATATTATTGAAGGAATTAAAGCTTATCATGATAAAGAAAAAGGAAAGAGAAGAGGAGAAACGGCAATTTACAAAGTCACAGACTCAAAGGGAAAAACAATAGTTCATATGGGTGACATTGGTCATATTCCTTCTGATGAAATTATTGAAAAAATAAAAAATCCAGATTTATTAATGATCCCAGTAGGAGGAGTCATAACAATAAATGCTAATGAAGCAATAGAGATAATAAACAGAGTTAGTCCAAAAATTGTTATACCAATGCATTATTGGATTAAAGGGCATTTAATGCCTTTAGATCCTATTGAACCATTCTTAAACAAGATAAATAGAAAAATAGTAGAGATAAAGGAAAAAGAAGTTGATGAAAGTACTTTAGAAAAGGGAACAGTTATTATTTTTAAAGTCTAA
- a CDS encoding 6-hydroxymethylpterin diphosphokinase MptE-like protein, whose amino-acid sequence MKLKDDLVEELNIIRNKKVAIIGAGPNIEEINELNEDIIISADGATNYLFEKGISPDIVITDLDGINVYPRDSIYVVHAHGNNIDKLYKINYMSKVIGSVQVYPFGKLHLFGGFTDGDRAVIIALLFDAKEIHLYGMDFTSGIVGRYSKPYYKQNLPASWIKKNKLKIAKQIIEQVLSKDL is encoded by the coding sequence ATGAAACTTAAAGATGATTTAGTTGAAGAGTTAAATATAATCAGAAATAAAAAAGTTGCAATTATTGGTGCTGGTCCGAATATAGAAGAGATAAACGAATTAAATGAAGATATTATAATATCAGCTGATGGTGCTACAAATTATCTTTTTGAGAAAGGTATCTCTCCAGACATTGTAATAACAGATTTGGATGGAATAAATGTTTACCCGAGAGATTCCATATATGTGGTTCATGCTCATGGAAACAATATTGATAAATTATATAAGATCAATTACATGAGCAAAGTTATCGGTTCAGTACAAGTATATCCATTTGGAAAATTACATTTATTTGGTGGATTTACTGATGGAGATAGGGCTGTAATTATAGCATTATTATTTGATGCAAAGGAAATTCACCTTTATGGGATGGATTTTACTTCGGGTATTGTAGGAAGATATTCTAAACCTTATTATAAACAAAATTTACCTGCAAGCTGGATAAAGAAAAACAAACTGAAAATAGCGAAGCAAATAATTGAACAAGTTTTAAGCAAAGATTTATAA
- a CDS encoding 6-pyruvoyl tetrahydropterin synthase family protein, giving the protein MKVKVGLEGFSFDSAHYTLSSEGNQQIHGHTYRVNVEIEGDSIDENTGFVIDFDIIKKIVAEIIRDWDHKLIVPNEDYDNIYFKGPFKLEIKRIPYRYPTAEYIGLDIAKSIYEKLNRKYKVTVKIYEGEGNYAIIEYP; this is encoded by the coding sequence ATGAAAGTCAAAGTAGGGCTTGAAGGATTTTCGTTCGATTCTGCACATTATACACTATCATCTGAAGGAAATCAACAAATTCATGGTCATACGTATAGAGTAAACGTCGAAATTGAAGGAGATTCAATAGATGAGAATACGGGATTTGTCATAGATTTTGATATAATAAAGAAAATAGTAGCTGAAATAATTAGAGATTGGGATCACAAACTTATAGTTCCAAATGAAGATTATGACAATATTTACTTTAAGGGCCCATTTAAATTAGAAATAAAGAGAATCCCCTATAGATATCCGACTGCAGAATACATCGGTTTAGATATAGCTAAATCAATTTATGAGAAGTTAAACCGAAAATATAAGGTAACTGTAAAAATATATGAAGGAGAAGGTAACTATGCAATTATAGAATATCCTTGA
- a CDS encoding dihydropteroate synthase-like protein: MKILLITGRLASDNVKEIAKQLKNVEADVLVLNYPIASLMTVDYIAEKLKELTLSEYDYILIPGLVSGDAKKIEEVTKVKTFKGTEDYRDIPLAVDALLKGLSLSYVLPADQILGKEKLKNIDEKLDEIEKEGNYAFEIDGLKIPRYPPPFRIFIEINASKDVNFILSEAKRVSSYVNVIVLGFPNGHEDIDEVKNKIIKLKDEGYIVGIDSSSTKELIEGAKSGADFIFNLNEENIEKLDVIKNHAFVIAPLSIENRAEVTLQIYKKAVEKGFEKLILDPILSPPIVGLVNSIIEYKKLRELTDAPMLMGILNATELIDADSVGVNALLTSIAGELGVGNLLIMDHNKTRWSSYEVNTATKMISIALKEKSLPKDLGIDLLILKDKKKVKDKIEEKEKYFEINEHIEPKRMDKGYVRIKVDDKIYLEWIGKERVKISGLDGLSIGRKLLEQVKDINNEHALYIGYELAKAEIALKIDKNYIQDEPLFKRGYYNIPPKDSKNEKK, from the coding sequence GTGAAAATATTACTCATAACAGGTAGACTAGCGTCAGATAATGTGAAAGAAATAGCTAAGCAATTAAAAAATGTTGAAGCTGATGTGTTAGTATTAAATTATCCCATTGCTTCTCTTATGACTGTAGATTATATTGCTGAAAAGCTTAAGGAGCTAACGTTGAGCGAATATGATTATATATTAATTCCAGGTTTAGTAAGTGGCGATGCAAAAAAGATAGAAGAAGTAACTAAGGTTAAAACTTTTAAAGGAACAGAGGATTATAGAGATATTCCTTTAGCTGTTGATGCGTTGCTAAAAGGTTTATCCTTATCATATGTTCTCCCTGCTGACCAGATATTAGGTAAGGAAAAACTAAAGAATATTGATGAAAAATTAGATGAAATAGAAAAAGAAGGAAATTATGCTTTTGAAATAGATGGTTTAAAAATCCCTAGATATCCTCCACCTTTTAGAATATTTATTGAAATAAATGCTAGCAAAGATGTAAATTTCATTCTTAGTGAAGCAAAAAGGGTCTCAAGTTATGTTAATGTGATAGTTCTTGGATTCCCAAACGGACATGAAGATATTGATGAAGTAAAAAATAAGATAATAAAACTTAAAGATGAAGGTTATATTGTTGGAATTGATTCCTCTTCCACAAAAGAGCTAATAGAAGGGGCAAAGAGTGGTGCTGATTTTATATTTAATTTGAATGAAGAGAACATAGAGAAATTAGACGTAATTAAGAATCATGCATTCGTGATTGCCCCTTTATCCATAGAAAATAGGGCTGAGGTTACATTACAAATATATAAGAAAGCTGTAGAGAAAGGATTTGAAAAACTAATATTAGATCCTATTCTTTCGCCCCCAATTGTAGGCTTAGTCAACAGTATTATAGAGTATAAGAAATTAAGAGAGTTAACTGATGCACCAATGCTAATGGGTATTCTTAATGCAACAGAGTTAATTGATGCAGATAGTGTAGGTGTAAACGCACTTTTAACTTCTATAGCTGGAGAACTAGGTGTTGGAAACTTACTAATTATGGATCATAATAAAACAAGATGGAGCTCTTATGAAGTTAATACAGCAACTAAGATGATAAGTATTGCTTTGAAAGAGAAAAGTCTACCTAAAGACTTGGGAATAGATCTTCTCATATTAAAAGACAAAAAGAAAGTAAAAGACAAAATAGAAGAAAAGGAAAAGTACTTTGAGATAAATGAGCATATTGAACCTAAAAGGATGGATAAAGGATATGTAAGAATTAAAGTTGATGATAAAATATACTTAGAATGGATAGGAAAAGAAAGAGTTAAGATATCTGGTTTAGACGGATTAAGCATTGGAAGAAAATTACTTGAACAAGTCAAAGACATAAATAATGAGCATGCACTTTACATAGGATATGAATTAGCAAAGGCTGAAATAGCACTAAAAATAGATAAAAATTATATACAAGATGAACCCCTCTTTAAACGTGGATATTATAACATCCCACCCAAGGATAGTAAAAATGAAAAAAAATGA
- a CDS encoding AAA family ATPase produces the protein MGFTQIIPLIEVLGALGVTITLLVLLFRKQTQKFILSDKALQIQQKSQKKKEEVKEKITWDMIGGYEDVKKEIKEYIELPLKYKDVARKYGLRPPKGILLFGPPGCGKSLMMRALANEAKINFIYVNVSDIMSKWYGESEARLRELFANARKNAPCILFFDEIDTIGVKRESHTGDSVTPRLLSLMLSEIDGLQSEEGVIIVGSTNVPQLLDKALLRAGRFDKLIYIGVPDKKSRKEIFQIHCKNMPLADDVDFDKLAEMTERFTGADIANVCQEVARLAAVESLEKGIERKITMQDFTTIIKRYKPSVTLQMLDEYEKFRLDYERKFRGPEIPESDDVEKITLDDIGGYNEIKKELYDLLEMQFKYYHLMEQMKIPSIRGILLYGPPGVGKTMMAKALAKTLGVKLIMLSGAEILYKGYEGAVAAVKEVFNRARENKPSILLLDELDAIAPKRENQKSEAAKIVNQLLTEMDGIRSLKEVVVIGTTNRLEDIDPALKRPGRFDRIIFMPLPNKEERKDIFEKYLGKDICEQVNCEKLAEITEGYSGADIAAVTREAKMKVLKEIIRGNKDRKLTYEDLIEAIAKIKPSVKSETSNSTDSDQKRV, from the coding sequence ATGGGATTTACTCAAATTATTCCATTAATAGAGGTATTAGGTGCATTAGGAGTAACAATAACGCTTTTAGTCTTACTGTTTAGAAAACAAACTCAGAAATTTATTTTATCAGATAAGGCATTACAAATACAACAAAAATCTCAAAAGAAAAAAGAAGAAGTAAAAGAGAAAATAACATGGGACATGATAGGTGGATATGAAGATGTAAAGAAAGAAATAAAAGAATACATAGAACTACCTTTAAAATATAAAGATGTAGCAAGAAAATATGGACTACGTCCTCCTAAAGGAATATTGCTTTTCGGCCCTCCTGGTTGTGGAAAGAGCTTAATGATGAGAGCATTGGCAAATGAAGCCAAGATAAATTTCATTTATGTTAATGTTAGTGATATTATGAGCAAATGGTATGGAGAAAGTGAAGCTAGACTGAGAGAACTATTCGCTAATGCAAGAAAAAATGCTCCTTGTATCTTATTCTTTGACGAAATAGACACTATAGGTGTTAAAAGAGAAAGCCATACTGGGGATTCAGTAACTCCAAGACTACTATCTTTGATGCTTTCCGAAATAGATGGACTGCAAAGCGAAGAAGGAGTTATTATTGTGGGTTCGACAAATGTTCCACAACTTTTAGATAAAGCGCTACTAAGAGCTGGACGTTTTGATAAGTTAATTTATATAGGTGTACCAGATAAAAAATCTAGAAAAGAAATCTTCCAAATTCATTGTAAGAATATGCCATTAGCTGATGATGTTGACTTTGATAAGCTTGCTGAAATGACAGAAAGATTTACTGGGGCTGATATAGCAAATGTATGTCAAGAAGTAGCTAGATTAGCTGCAGTTGAGTCACTAGAAAAAGGTATTGAAAGAAAAATAACTATGCAAGATTTTACGACTATAATTAAGAGATATAAGCCTAGTGTAACTTTGCAAATGTTAGATGAGTACGAAAAATTCAGATTAGATTATGAAAGAAAGTTTAGAGGACCAGAGATACCGGAGTCAGATGATGTTGAAAAAATAACCTTAGATGATATTGGAGGTTATAATGAGATAAAGAAAGAATTATACGATTTATTAGAAATGCAATTTAAATATTATCATTTAATGGAACAGATGAAAATACCATCAATTAGAGGAATCTTGCTTTATGGTCCTCCAGGTGTAGGAAAAACTATGATGGCTAAGGCATTAGCTAAAACTTTAGGGGTAAAGTTAATAATGCTAAGCGGAGCCGAAATTTTATATAAAGGATATGAAGGCGCAGTTGCCGCTGTAAAAGAGGTTTTTAATAGAGCAAGAGAAAATAAACCGTCGATTTTATTACTTGATGAATTAGATGCTATTGCACCTAAGCGTGAAAACCAAAAGTCTGAAGCAGCAAAAATTGTAAACCAATTGCTAACAGAAATGGATGGCATTAGAAGCCTAAAGGAAGTAGTAGTAATAGGAACTACTAATAGACTTGAAGATATTGATCCTGCATTAAAAAGACCTGGAAGATTTGACAGAATAATATTTATGCCATTACCTAATAAGGAAGAAAGAAAAGATATATTTGAAAAATATCTTGGGAAAGATATTTGCGAACAAGTTAATTGTGAGAAACTAGCTGAAATAACTGAAGGATATAGTGGGGCTGATATAGCAGCAGTAACTAGAGAAGCTAAGATGAAAGTATTAAAAGAAATAATAAGGGGAAATAAAGATAGAAAACTAACTTATGAAGACTTGATTGAAGCTATAGCAAAAATTAAGCCTTCTGTAAAGTCTGAGACATCAAATTCAACAGATTCTGATCAGAAGAGAGTATAA
- a CDS encoding Lrp/AsnC ligand binding domain-containing protein has translation MPVKAYILVVTAVGKETDVANSIRKINGVKEANSVYGEYDVVAEILAESLDELNKIISQIRRDPSILRTVTLIVM, from the coding sequence ATGCCAGTAAAAGCATATATTCTAGTTGTGACTGCAGTAGGAAAGGAAACAGATGTTGCTAATTCAATAAGAAAAATTAATGGAGTAAAAGAAGCAAACTCAGTATATGGAGAATACGATGTTGTAGCAGAAATCTTAGCTGAGAGCTTAGATGAACTTAATAAAATAATATCTCAGATAAGAAGAGATCCTTCTATTTTAAGGACAGTAACCTTAATAGTAATGTAA
- a CDS encoding ribbon-helix-helix protein, CopG family codes for MRVVTFKVEEDLLELLDRYAIRYGLNRSEAIRKAIESLVKTEIDKETVPVAKVEKVRL; via the coding sequence ATGAGAGTTGTAACATTTAAAGTGGAAGAAGATTTACTGGAATTATTAGACAGATACGCAATAAGATACGGTTTAAATAGAAGTGAAGCTATTAGGAAAGCTATTGAAAGCTTAGTAAAAACAGAAATAGATAAGGAAACTGTGCCAGTAGCAAAAGTAGAGAAAGTTAGACTTTAA
- a CDS encoding isopropylmalate synthase, with protein sequence MGCQFSVNSKKVRIFDTTLRDGEQAPGIDLTIDQKVKIARKLAELGVDVIEAGFPAASEGEFEATKRILDEVGDQVEVIGLSRANKQDIDKTIDSGISSIHIFIATSDIHLQYKLKMTREQVLDRIYESVRYAKDHGLIVEYSPEDATRTDKEFLLKAVSTAIEAGADRINIPDTVGVMHPFKFYDLIKDVVSVTKDKIVSVHCHNDFGLATANSIAGVMAGARQVHVTVNGIGERAGNAALEEVVMALKKLLGYEVNVKTYKLYETSRLVSELTGVPVPYFKAIVGDNAFGHESGIHVHGVIENPLTYEPISPEEVGNFRRLALGKHSGIHGLKKLLEDQGIYLDEAELREVLNEIKRLAENGQKVSVETAKEIAIKVSSKKIKV encoded by the coding sequence TTGGGATGTCAATTCTCGGTTAATTCCAAAAAAGTTAGAATATTTGATACAACCCTAAGGGATGGTGAGCAGGCTCCAGGAATAGACTTGACGATAGATCAGAAAGTAAAAATAGCTAGGAAACTAGCAGAGTTAGGAGTTGACGTAATAGAAGCTGGATTTCCAGCAGCATCGGAAGGAGAGTTTGAAGCTACAAAGAGAATATTAGATGAAGTTGGAGATCAAGTAGAAGTAATAGGATTATCAAGGGCTAATAAGCAAGATATTGATAAAACAATAGATTCTGGTATATCTAGTATTCATATTTTTATCGCAACATCAGACATTCATTTACAATATAAATTAAAAATGACAAGGGAACAAGTTTTAGATAGAATTTATGAATCTGTTAGATATGCTAAAGATCATGGACTTATAGTAGAATATTCACCAGAAGATGCGACTAGAACTGATAAAGAATTTCTATTAAAAGCTGTAAGTACAGCAATAGAAGCTGGTGCAGATAGAATAAATATCCCAGATACTGTAGGAGTAATGCATCCATTTAAATTCTATGACCTTATAAAGGACGTTGTAAGTGTTACTAAAGATAAAATAGTTAGTGTGCATTGCCATAATGATTTTGGCTTAGCAACCGCCAATTCTATCGCTGGTGTAATGGCTGGAGCTAGGCAAGTTCACGTAACAGTTAATGGAATTGGAGAAAGAGCTGGAAATGCTGCATTAGAAGAAGTTGTAATGGCTTTAAAGAAATTATTAGGTTATGAAGTTAACGTTAAGACATACAAATTATATGAAACGAGTAGATTGGTATCTGAATTAACTGGAGTTCCGGTACCTTACTTTAAAGCAATAGTAGGAGATAATGCTTTTGGCCATGAATCTGGTATTCATGTTCACGGTGTAATTGAAAACCCATTAACATATGAACCTATTTCCCCAGAAGAAGTGGGCAACTTTAGAAGGCTCGCATTAGGAAAACATAGTGGTATTCATGGACTAAAGAAATTATTAGAAGACCAAGGGATTTACTTAGATGAAGCTGAATTAAGAGAAGTATTGAATGAAATAAAGAGACTTGCTGAGAATGGACAAAAAGTGTCAGTAGAGACAGCTAAAGAGATAGCTATTAAAGTTAGTAGTAAGAAAATAAAAGTATGA